A genomic segment from Streptomyces sp. NBC_00459 encodes:
- a CDS encoding IS110 family transposase encodes MPEIWAGVDIGKEHHHCVVINTDGERLLSRRVLNDESELLQLIGDVLAISTDVLWAVDLNHGGAALLIGLLLSHDQPMAYLTGLAVHRASATYKGEGKTDAKDAFVIADQARVRRDLGLLRPGDEIAVDLRTLTNRRLDVVFDRTRQINRLRAQLLEIFPALERSLDLVNKGPVMLLTGYQTPAAIRRAGAKRIETWLKNRKVRSAAVLARTAVEAAQAQQTALPGEKLAAAMVARLAKGVMALDEEIAELDALIEARFREHPHAEVIRSLPGMGPKLGAEFIAATGGDMDAFGSADRLAGFAGLAPRPRDSGRVSGNLRRPRRYHRGLLRSMYLSAMVSTTTCPASKAYYQRKRSEGKGHKQALLALARRRLNVLWAMIRDGQCYQGSPPVTGAA; translated from the coding sequence GTGCCCGAGATCTGGGCCGGAGTGGACATCGGCAAGGAACATCACCACTGCGTGGTGATCAATACGGACGGTGAACGGCTGCTGTCGCGCCGGGTACTCAACGACGAGAGCGAGCTGCTCCAGCTGATCGGTGACGTCCTGGCGATATCCACCGACGTGCTGTGGGCCGTCGACCTCAACCACGGTGGCGCCGCCCTGCTGATCGGCCTGCTCCTCAGCCACGACCAGCCCATGGCCTATCTGACCGGCCTGGCGGTCCACCGCGCCTCGGCCACCTACAAGGGCGAGGGCAAGACCGACGCGAAGGATGCCTTCGTCATCGCCGACCAGGCCCGGGTCCGCCGGGACCTCGGCCTGCTGCGGCCCGGCGACGAGATCGCCGTCGACCTGCGCACGCTGACCAACCGGCGCCTGGACGTGGTCTTCGACCGCACCCGGCAGATCAACCGTCTGCGGGCCCAACTCCTTGAGATATTCCCCGCGTTGGAGCGATCCCTGGACCTGGTCAACAAGGGGCCGGTCATGCTGCTGACCGGCTACCAGACCCCGGCCGCGATCCGTCGCGCCGGTGCCAAGCGCATTGAGACCTGGCTGAAGAACCGCAAGGTCCGCAGCGCCGCCGTCCTCGCGAGGACGGCCGTGGAGGCCGCCCAGGCCCAGCAGACCGCGCTGCCCGGTGAGAAGCTGGCTGCCGCCATGGTGGCCCGCCTCGCGAAGGGGGTGATGGCCCTCGATGAGGAGATCGCCGAGCTCGACGCCCTGATCGAGGCCCGGTTTCGCGAGCATCCGCACGCCGAGGTGATCCGCAGCCTGCCCGGCATGGGCCCGAAGCTCGGTGCCGAGTTCATCGCCGCGACCGGTGGCGACATGGATGCCTTCGGCAGCGCCGACCGCCTGGCCGGCTTCGCCGGCCTCGCTCCCAGACCCCGTGACTCCGGCCGCGTCAGCGGCAACCTCCGCAGGCCCAGGCGATACCACCGCGGCCTGCTGCGGTCGATGTATCTCTCGGCGATGGTCAGCACCACGACGTGCCCCGCGTCCAAGGCGTACTACCAGCGCAAGCGGAGCGAGGGGAAGGGCCACAAGCAGGCCCTGCTCGCGCTCGCCCGCCGCAGGCTCAACGTCCTGTGGGCCATGATCCGTGACGGACAGTGCTATCAAGGTTCACCTCCCGTCACGGGAGCGGCTTGA
- a CDS encoding beta-ketoacyl-ACP synthase III: protein MFPTVTGSAAPRAAVLCGLAGWVPSRVVTNEHLARRLDTDDAWIRTRTGIRQRHVVDPGQATSDLAVEAGRRALAAAGTGTGMVDAVVVATTTPDHTCPATAPAVAARLGLTGVAAFDIGAVCTGFVYGLASAAGLIAAGVADRVLLVGADTYSTIVDPLDRANAIIFGDGAGAVVLRAGHPDEPGAVGHFDLGSDGAHEDLITVAAGGSRQRSRPGEPSREERHFAMRGKEVYRHAVTRMAESARATLSRAGWKIDDVDHFVPHQANLRILHSVADDLGLPRERCVTHVESVGNTGAASIPLALADAATRQTVGPGDRLLLTAFGGGLTWGSCLLTWPSLPQQERTSQS, encoded by the coding sequence ATGTTTCCCACTGTCACCGGTTCCGCAGCTCCTCGGGCCGCCGTTCTGTGCGGGCTGGCCGGATGGGTGCCGTCCCGTGTGGTGACCAACGAGCACCTCGCGCGACGGCTCGACACCGACGACGCATGGATCCGCACCCGGACCGGCATCCGGCAACGGCACGTCGTCGACCCCGGCCAGGCGACCTCCGACCTGGCCGTCGAAGCCGGCCGCCGGGCCCTTGCCGCCGCGGGAACGGGAACGGGCATGGTCGACGCGGTCGTCGTCGCCACCACGACCCCGGACCACACCTGCCCGGCTACCGCGCCCGCGGTCGCCGCACGGCTCGGGCTGACCGGGGTGGCCGCCTTCGACATCGGCGCGGTGTGCACCGGGTTCGTGTACGGGCTCGCCTCGGCCGCCGGGCTCATCGCGGCCGGAGTCGCCGACCGGGTCCTGCTCGTCGGCGCGGACACCTACTCCACGATCGTGGACCCACTGGACCGGGCCAACGCGATCATCTTCGGCGACGGCGCCGGAGCGGTCGTCCTGCGCGCCGGACACCCCGACGAACCCGGCGCGGTCGGCCACTTCGACCTCGGCAGCGACGGCGCCCACGAGGACCTGATCACGGTCGCGGCAGGCGGCTCCCGGCAACGGTCCCGGCCGGGTGAACCGAGCCGCGAGGAACGGCACTTCGCGATGCGCGGCAAAGAGGTCTACCGGCACGCTGTGACGCGCATGGCGGAGTCCGCGCGGGCCACGCTGTCCCGGGCCGGCTGGAAGATCGACGACGTCGACCACTTCGTACCCCACCAGGCCAATCTGCGGATCCTGCACTCGGTGGCCGACGACCTCGGCCTCCCGCGCGAGCGCTGCGTGACCCATGTCGAGTCCGTCGGCAACACGGGCGCCGCATCCATACCGCTCGCCCTCGCCGACGCGGCCACCCGGCAGACGGTCGGCCCCGGCGACCGCCTGCTGCTCACCGCCTTCGGAGGCGGCCTCACCTGGGGCTCCTGCCTTCTCACCTGGCCCTCACTCCCCCAACAGGAAAGGACTTCCCAATCGTGA
- a CDS encoding MFS transporter — protein sequence MSLLVLALGQLVISLDYNIVYVALPDIGAGLGFSDHDLQWVVSAYVVATGGFLLLGGRAADLLGRRRMFVLAALLYGGSSLVGGLSGSPGVLVAVRGIQGIGGSLLFPATLSLITTLYEEGPARNRALAVWGAAGAGGLCFGSLLGGVLVEAFGWPSVFFVNVPIAAVLAVAGWLLFPADGPWDRTRRFDVTGALTATGGITVLVFLLVQAPAEGWTTPTALISAGLSAGLLTLFAVVERRSPEPLVPARMFAHRGLLVAMGVTALFSATFSSVPYFLTLYFQTVHGYSAVATGLAFLVPAVVVAVGTQAGERAVSVFGMRRMLVGGMVLGAAGATALGLALTSDGSYPELLPGIVLLGLGQGAAWTGMWIAASAGVAPGDQGIASGLASTTLQVGGAVGLAVLVALAGGVGQSASGPGLLDGIRTAVFAIALGIGVGALALLVRRRRITGT from the coding sequence GTGTCTCTTTTGGTTCTGGCGTTGGGGCAGCTCGTCATCTCGCTCGACTACAACATCGTGTATGTCGCCCTGCCCGACATCGGCGCCGGGCTCGGCTTCTCCGACCACGACCTGCAGTGGGTGGTCAGCGCCTACGTCGTGGCCACAGGAGGGTTCCTGCTACTGGGCGGCCGGGCCGCCGACCTGCTGGGCCGGCGCCGGATGTTCGTCCTGGCGGCCCTGCTCTACGGGGGGTCGTCCCTCGTGGGCGGTCTGTCCGGGTCGCCCGGTGTACTCGTCGCCGTCAGGGGGATCCAGGGCATCGGTGGATCGCTGCTGTTCCCGGCGACACTGTCGTTGATCACCACTCTGTACGAGGAAGGACCCGCCCGGAACCGGGCGTTGGCGGTGTGGGGTGCTGCCGGAGCGGGCGGGCTCTGTTTCGGGTCCCTGCTGGGCGGGGTCCTGGTGGAGGCGTTCGGCTGGCCGTCGGTGTTCTTCGTCAACGTTCCGATCGCCGCGGTCCTCGCGGTGGCCGGGTGGCTGCTCTTCCCGGCTGACGGCCCGTGGGACCGTACCCGGCGCTTCGACGTGACGGGTGCGCTCACCGCCACGGGCGGGATCACCGTCCTGGTGTTCCTGCTGGTGCAGGCTCCGGCGGAGGGCTGGACCACGCCCACGGCCCTCATCAGCGCGGGGCTCTCGGCCGGTCTGCTCACGCTGTTCGCCGTGGTGGAGCGCCGGTCGCCCGAACCCCTCGTACCGGCACGGATGTTCGCCCACCGGGGGCTGCTGGTGGCGATGGGGGTGACCGCGCTGTTCAGTGCCACGTTCAGCTCGGTGCCGTACTTCCTCACCCTCTACTTCCAGACGGTTCACGGCTACAGCGCGGTCGCTACCGGGCTCGCCTTCCTCGTGCCCGCCGTGGTCGTGGCCGTGGGCACACAGGCCGGGGAACGGGCCGTGTCCGTCTTCGGAATGCGCCGGATGCTGGTGGGTGGCATGGTCCTGGGCGCCGCCGGAGCGACGGCCCTCGGTCTGGCGCTCACCTCGGACGGCTCGTATCCGGAACTCCTGCCGGGGATCGTGCTGTTGGGTCTCGGCCAGGGAGCGGCCTGGACGGGAATGTGGATCGCCGCGTCCGCCGGGGTAGCCCCCGGTGACCAGGGCATCGCCTCGGGGCTGGCGTCGACGACCCTGCAGGTGGGTGGCGCGGTGGGCCTCGCCGTACTGGTCGCGCTGGCCGGGGGAGTGGGCCAGAGTGCCTCCGGCCCCGGGCTGCTCGACGGCATCCGCACGGCCGTGTTCGCCATAGCGCTCGGCATCGGCGTCGGCGCGCTCGCGCTCCTCGTGCGCCGACGCAGGATCACCGGCACATAG
- a CDS encoding aspartyl/asparaginyl beta-hydroxylase domain-containing protein gives MTPEMENAFAAIRAEFGAESITRVEQMLEPGGGGERHPLQKAAKWIMPGLSATPWHDPYAYDEIAPVVHALEAGHQAIKEELNVAWAARREAFSDYEHYLTRQKNWQALYLFRKGGLVAESATTVPTAYRLLKDVAVDTEKICPLLECHFSTLLPGAVIDPHCDLWNFSINLHLAVDIPDGCGITVAGETRSWEEGRCLLFDYSFEHEARNEGVRPRTCLLIDLWHPETTIPERRALVALVTEVRRLMGEG, from the coding sequence GTGACACCGGAGATGGAGAACGCCTTCGCCGCGATCCGGGCCGAGTTCGGAGCCGAATCGATCACCCGGGTCGAGCAGATGCTGGAGCCGGGCGGCGGGGGCGAACGGCATCCGCTGCAGAAAGCAGCAAAGTGGATCATGCCGGGGCTCTCGGCGACTCCCTGGCACGATCCCTACGCCTACGACGAGATCGCCCCGGTCGTACATGCGCTGGAAGCCGGCCATCAGGCGATCAAAGAAGAACTGAACGTCGCCTGGGCGGCACGCCGGGAGGCGTTCTCGGACTATGAGCACTATCTGACACGACAGAAGAACTGGCAGGCCCTCTATCTCTTTCGCAAGGGAGGTCTGGTCGCGGAATCGGCCACCACGGTTCCGACCGCATACCGGTTGTTGAAGGACGTCGCGGTCGACACGGAGAAGATATGTCCGCTCCTGGAATGCCATTTCTCCACGCTGCTGCCGGGCGCCGTCATCGATCCCCACTGCGACCTGTGGAACTTCAGCATCAACCTCCATCTTGCCGTGGACATCCCCGACGGGTGCGGCATCACGGTCGCCGGTGAGACGCGCTCCTGGGAGGAGGGCAGATGCCTGCTCTTCGACTACTCCTTCGAACACGAGGCACGTAACGAGGGCGTTCGCCCGCGAACCTGCCTGCTCATCGACCTCTGGCATCCGGAGACGACCATTCCGGAGCGCCGGGCGCTGGTCGCCCTCGTCACCGAGGTCCGCCGACTCATGGGGGAGGGCTGA
- a CDS encoding sigma-70 family RNA polymerase sigma factor, protein MITPVLPLQPKKRDPLPSKRRDAGRIAADRPVTSAAPEDPVTVWALAARAGDPDAVDRFVRALHPDVVRYVTYLSADRQLADDLAQDTFLRALGSLHRFEGRSSARTWLLSIARRTVVDSLRYAAARPRAADVDDWTTWAERAQPGGLPGFDDGVALLDLLDALPVERREAFVLTQLAGLPYEEAAAAGGCPVGTIRSRVARARATLAELLDEAEGSGDPTAAAA, encoded by the coding sequence GTGATCACTCCTGTCCTCCCCCTGCAGCCCAAGAAGCGCGACCCCCTGCCGTCCAAGAGGCGCGACGCAGGGCGCATAGCGGCGGATCGACCCGTGACCTCGGCGGCGCCGGAAGACCCGGTCACCGTCTGGGCCCTCGCCGCCCGGGCCGGCGATCCCGACGCCGTCGACCGTTTCGTGCGGGCCCTGCATCCGGACGTCGTCCGCTACGTCACCTACCTCTCCGCCGACCGCCAACTCGCCGACGACCTCGCGCAGGACACGTTCCTGCGGGCGCTCGGCAGCCTGCACCGGTTCGAGGGCCGCTCGTCGGCGCGTACCTGGCTGCTGTCCATCGCGCGCCGCACGGTCGTCGACAGCCTGCGGTACGCGGCAGCCCGGCCGCGGGCGGCCGACGTGGACGACTGGACGACATGGGCCGAGCGTGCCCAGCCCGGCGGTCTGCCCGGATTCGACGACGGGGTGGCCTTGCTCGACCTGCTGGACGCGCTGCCCGTCGAGCGCCGCGAGGCGTTCGTCCTCACCCAGTTGGCGGGGCTGCCCTACGAGGAGGCCGCCGCGGCCGGAGGCTGCCCCGTCGGGACGATCCGCTCCCGGGTCGCCCGGGCCCGAGCGACCCTCGCCGAACTTCTCGACGAGGCCGAGGGATCCGGGGATCCGACTGCTGCCGCCGCGTGA
- a CDS encoding copper chaperone PCu(A)C: MTDQSPWRPTRRRLTDTLLAALAPVAVCGLALGGLSTWTAYGNAGGPARIKVTDGKVLVPFGATPVTAAFFRITNSGGAADRLLKVTTAEAGPGALSLSRHVMTSSNTATDRTVASVGVPAGDSVDMSPDSLDVIVPVKKGWRSGDLVSFTLHFEHSGAVKTLAVLVTPGRDSV, from the coding sequence ATGACCGACCAGAGCCCGTGGCGCCCGACCCGCCGTCGGCTGACCGACACCCTGCTCGCCGCGCTCGCTCCCGTCGCCGTGTGCGGTCTCGCGCTCGGCGGTCTGAGTACCTGGACCGCGTACGGCAACGCAGGCGGTCCGGCCCGGATCAAGGTCACCGACGGCAAGGTGCTGGTGCCCTTCGGAGCCACCCCGGTCACGGCGGCCTTCTTCAGGATCACCAACAGCGGGGGCGCGGCGGACCGGCTGCTGAAAGTGACGACCGCCGAGGCAGGCCCGGGCGCACTCAGCCTGAGTCGGCACGTCATGACCAGTTCCAACACGGCCACCGACCGGACCGTGGCCTCGGTCGGCGTCCCGGCCGGGGACAGCGTCGACATGTCTCCGGACAGTCTCGACGTCATAGTGCCGGTCAAGAAGGGCTGGCGGTCCGGTGACCTCGTCTCGTTCACCCTGCACTTCGAGCACAGCGGGGCCGTGAAGACCCTGGCGGTGCTGGTCACTCCGGGGCGGGACAGCGTCTGA
- a CDS encoding heavy metal translocating P-type ATPase, with amino-acid sequence MGAEPGTVLVTTDLAVGGMTCAACVTRVEKKLGKLDGVTASVNLATGMARVSHPADIGPAELVATVEKAGYTAALPEPPRAKEPATDDGDESEATRQERHRLVVTAVLAIPVLVLSMAPGLQFRNWQWLCFALTAPVAVWGAWPFHVRAVRGLRHSAATMDTLVSLGVVASFAWSSYALFLGGAGDPGMRMPFTLVPAAPDGVAHIYLEAAVGVPLFVLAGRFLEARARHGTGEALRSLARLAAKEVAVRADDGSERHVPIEELRVGQVFVVRPGERVATDGQVADGSSAVDLSLVTGESEPVEVGPGSAVVGGAVNAGGLLLVRATAVGADTQLARIARLVTEAQAGKARAQRLADSVAGVFVPVVLVLAVTTLGFWLGAGADPQAALTACVAVLVVACPCALGLATPTALMAATGRGAQLGVLVTGPQALEGLQHLDAVVLDKTGTLTTGHMTVAKVTATPDGLGRDVVLRLAGAVEQGSEHPLGRAVSACARRESGEQRLPDVREFGALAGRGVRGRVDGRLVEVLAPDDDLPAALAEALAGAESAARTPVLVRVDGTAEALIEIGDVVRPGSYRAVDRLRRLGVRPVLATGDREAPARAVAEALGIDEVHARCTPEGKADLVRELREQGYRVAVVGDGVNDAAALAGADLGIAMGSGTDVAIGAADVTLVRGDIEALADAVLLARRTLGTIRTNLVWAFGYNVVTVPLAMVGLLNPMVAAAAMSASSVLVVANSLRLRAWRPAPSISTASSTLPAASRRRTR; translated from the coding sequence ATGGGCGCCGAACCGGGGACCGTCCTGGTGACGACCGACCTGGCCGTCGGAGGCATGACCTGTGCGGCCTGTGTGACCCGTGTGGAGAAGAAGCTCGGCAAGCTGGACGGGGTCACCGCGTCCGTCAACCTGGCCACCGGAATGGCTCGCGTGAGTCATCCTGCGGACATCGGGCCGGCCGAACTCGTCGCCACCGTCGAGAAGGCCGGGTACACGGCCGCTCTGCCCGAACCGCCCAGGGCGAAGGAGCCCGCCACCGACGACGGCGACGAGTCCGAGGCCACCCGGCAGGAACGGCACCGTCTGGTCGTCACCGCTGTGCTGGCGATCCCCGTGCTGGTCCTGTCGATGGCTCCGGGACTGCAGTTCCGCAACTGGCAGTGGCTGTGTTTCGCACTGACCGCGCCCGTCGCCGTGTGGGGCGCCTGGCCTTTCCACGTACGGGCGGTCCGGGGGCTGCGGCACTCTGCGGCCACCATGGACACGCTGGTGTCGCTGGGCGTGGTGGCGTCGTTCGCGTGGTCGTCGTACGCGCTCTTCCTCGGAGGCGCCGGCGACCCCGGGATGCGGATGCCGTTCACCCTCGTGCCCGCCGCCCCGGACGGCGTCGCACACATCTACCTCGAAGCGGCAGTGGGCGTACCGCTGTTCGTGCTGGCCGGGCGGTTCCTGGAGGCACGGGCGCGCCACGGGACCGGCGAGGCGCTGCGGTCGCTGGCCCGGCTCGCGGCCAAGGAGGTCGCCGTCCGGGCGGACGACGGCTCCGAACGGCATGTACCCATCGAGGAGTTGAGGGTCGGGCAGGTCTTCGTCGTGCGGCCGGGGGAGCGGGTGGCCACCGACGGGCAGGTGGCGGACGGCAGTTCGGCCGTGGACCTGTCCCTGGTCACCGGCGAGAGCGAGCCCGTCGAGGTCGGGCCGGGTTCGGCCGTGGTCGGCGGGGCCGTCAACGCCGGCGGGCTGCTGCTCGTCCGGGCCACAGCCGTGGGCGCCGATACGCAACTCGCCCGTATCGCCCGGCTGGTGACCGAGGCGCAGGCCGGCAAGGCACGGGCGCAGCGGCTGGCGGACTCCGTGGCCGGGGTGTTCGTGCCGGTGGTCCTAGTGTTGGCGGTGACCACGCTGGGATTCTGGCTGGGCGCCGGGGCCGATCCGCAGGCCGCCCTCACCGCGTGTGTGGCGGTTCTCGTCGTGGCCTGCCCGTGCGCCTTGGGCCTGGCGACCCCTACCGCGCTGATGGCCGCGACCGGCCGGGGTGCACAGTTGGGTGTCCTGGTCACCGGGCCGCAGGCGCTGGAAGGGCTTCAGCATCTCGATGCCGTGGTCCTCGACAAGACCGGCACACTCACCACCGGCCACATGACCGTCGCCAAGGTCACGGCCACACCGGACGGGCTCGGACGCGATGTGGTGCTGCGGTTGGCGGGGGCCGTGGAACAGGGCTCGGAACACCCGCTCGGCCGCGCCGTCTCCGCCTGCGCGCGGCGGGAGTCGGGCGAGCAACGGCTGCCGGACGTCAGGGAGTTCGGCGCGCTGGCGGGGCGCGGAGTACGCGGACGCGTCGACGGGCGGCTGGTCGAGGTCCTGGCCCCCGACGACGACCTGCCTGCCGCGCTCGCGGAGGCTCTGGCAGGAGCCGAGTCCGCCGCCCGTACGCCTGTACTGGTCCGAGTGGACGGCACGGCCGAGGCGTTGATCGAGATCGGCGACGTCGTGCGGCCCGGAAGCTACCGCGCGGTGGACCGACTGAGGCGGCTCGGCGTACGGCCCGTGCTCGCCACCGGGGACCGGGAGGCGCCCGCCCGGGCCGTCGCCGAGGCGCTCGGCATCGACGAGGTGCACGCCCGCTGCACACCCGAGGGAAAGGCAGACCTCGTAAGGGAGTTGAGGGAACAGGGGTACAGGGTCGCGGTCGTCGGCGACGGTGTGAACGACGCCGCGGCGCTGGCCGGTGCCGACCTCGGGATCGCCATGGGCAGCGGCACGGACGTGGCCATCGGCGCAGCCGACGTGACCCTCGTGCGCGGTGACATCGAGGCCCTCGCGGACGCGGTTCTGCTGGCCCGGCGCACGTTGGGCACGATTCGTACGAATCTCGTGTGGGCCTTCGGATACAACGTCGTCACCGTCCCGTTGGCGATGGTCGGCCTGCTCAACCCGATGGTCGCCGCGGCTGCCATGTCGGCCAGTTCGGTGCTGGTCGTAGCCAACAGCCTGCGCCTGCGCGCCTGGCGGCCCGCGCCCTCGATCTCGACCGCGTCCTCGACCCTGCCCGCCGCCTCCCGGAGACGTACCCGATGA
- a CDS encoding sulfite exporter TauE/SafE family protein gives MAWSPELYGLAVGLLIAVVTAPVGVSGAVFLLPVQLSVFGVPSPAVTPTNLLFNVVAGPGALLRYRHGGLLGSPLTRRLVAGTLPGVIIGAVVRVFAVPGATVFRLLVAALLTPLGLWLVARTLRPARSVPIAEPSPRTVTGLALVVGVVGGIYGIGGGSILGPLLVGRGLPVSQVAPAALASTFATSLAGAASFALLSLTGSGDVAPDWYLGLACGLGGLLGGYLGARLQPRVPETALKLLLGTLAAALGILYAVQSLR, from the coding sequence GTGGCATGGTCACCGGAGTTGTACGGTCTGGCCGTCGGCCTGTTGATCGCGGTGGTGACAGCTCCGGTCGGTGTCTCCGGCGCGGTGTTCCTCCTGCCCGTCCAACTGAGCGTGTTCGGTGTGCCGAGCCCGGCGGTCACTCCCACCAACCTGCTGTTCAACGTGGTGGCCGGACCCGGCGCGCTGCTGCGCTACCGGCATGGCGGCCTCCTCGGCAGTCCCCTGACCCGCCGTCTGGTGGCCGGGACACTGCCCGGCGTGATCATCGGGGCCGTGGTGCGGGTCTTCGCCGTTCCGGGGGCGACCGTCTTCCGTCTGCTGGTCGCCGCCCTGCTGACGCCGCTGGGCCTGTGGCTTGTCGCCCGCACGCTACGGCCCGCCCGGAGCGTCCCGATCGCGGAACCCTCTCCTCGTACCGTCACCGGACTGGCTCTCGTCGTCGGTGTCGTCGGCGGAATCTACGGGATCGGCGGCGGCTCGATCCTCGGCCCTCTCCTCGTCGGTCGGGGCCTGCCCGTCAGCCAGGTCGCCCCGGCTGCCCTCGCCTCCACCTTCGCCACGTCACTGGCGGGCGCCGCATCGTTCGCGCTGCTGTCCCTCACCGGCTCCGGTGATGTCGCCCCCGACTGGTACCTGGGTCTGGCCTGCGGTCTCGGTGGCCTGCTCGGCGGTTACCTCGGCGCCCGTCTGCAGCCACGCGTACCCGAGACCGCGCTCAAGCTGTTGCTCGGCACCCTGGCGGCAGCGCTCGGGATCCTCTACGCCGTTCAGTCGCTGCGCTGA
- a CDS encoding Rieske (2Fe-2S) protein — translation MSSASLQPVSGPARRTVMAAAGAAGLTVALTACGSEDDPADSATEQGAAAGTALAKTSDIPEGGGKIFKDQGVVVTQPTAGTYKAFSAKCTHAGCAVTGITNGVITCPCHNSEFSVADGSVKKGPATEALAAESIKVSGDSITLA, via the coding sequence ATGAGCAGCGCCTCGCTTCAGCCCGTATCGGGACCGGCTCGTCGTACGGTCATGGCGGCAGCCGGCGCGGCGGGTCTCACCGTCGCGCTGACCGCGTGCGGGTCGGAGGACGACCCGGCCGACTCGGCCACCGAACAGGGCGCGGCCGCCGGCACCGCCCTCGCGAAGACCTCCGACATCCCGGAGGGTGGCGGCAAGATCTTCAAGGACCAGGGTGTGGTGGTCACGCAGCCGACGGCGGGCACCTACAAGGCGTTCTCGGCGAAGTGCACGCACGCGGGCTGTGCGGTGACGGGCATCACCAACGGTGTCATCACCTGTCCGTGCCACAACAGCGAGTTCTCGGTCGCGGACGGCAGTGTGAAGAAGGGCCCGGCGACCGAGGCGCTGGCCGCCGAGTCGATCAAGGTGTCCGGGGACTCCATCACGCTCGCGTGA
- a CDS encoding cysteine hydrolase codes for MPSYEQLSELLDPATTVLLTVECQQGVVGPDSALPELAGEARSSGALAQVARLVAAAHETGVQVIHAIAERRPDGRGANHNARLFRAAARLPVQQLSGTTAVRVAPPIEVADEDFVVRRLHGLSPIQGTDVDALLRNLGCRTLIVTGVSANVAIPNAVFDAVNRGYTVVVPGDAIAGVPSDYTPAMIRNTLALVATVATTDEVLACLKRPRRTGRE; via the coding sequence ATGCCGTCGTACGAACAGCTCAGCGAACTCCTCGACCCCGCGACCACTGTCCTGCTCACCGTCGAGTGCCAGCAGGGCGTCGTCGGACCGGACAGCGCCCTGCCCGAACTCGCCGGGGAGGCACGGTCGTCGGGGGCGCTCGCCCAGGTCGCCAGGTTGGTCGCCGCCGCCCACGAGACCGGTGTCCAGGTCATCCACGCCATCGCCGAACGCCGTCCGGACGGTCGGGGCGCGAACCACAACGCCCGTCTGTTCCGGGCCGCCGCACGGCTCCCCGTCCAGCAGCTCTCGGGCACCACGGCGGTGCGCGTCGCACCGCCGATCGAGGTGGCGGACGAGGACTTCGTCGTACGGCGGCTGCACGGCCTGTCGCCGATCCAGGGCACCGACGTCGACGCCCTGCTGCGCAACCTGGGCTGCCGCACACTGATCGTGACCGGGGTCTCGGCCAACGTCGCGATCCCCAACGCCGTGTTCGACGCCGTGAACCGCGGATACACCGTCGTCGTGCCCGGGGACGCCATCGCGGGGGTGCCCTCCGACTACACCCCCGCGATGATCCGCAACACGCTCGCGCTGGTCGCCACGGTCGCGACCACCGACGAGGTGCTGGCCTGCCTCAAGCGGCCTCGCCGCACCGGGCGGGAGTGA
- a CDS encoding pyridoxamine 5'-phosphate oxidase family protein, with amino-acid sequence MTVTQRRGRKIMMTPGELDEFLTTQRTCRVATVSAGGAPHVSTLWFAWDGTSMWLYSVVRSKRWTDLRRDPRVAIVVDTGEEYDELRGVELSGAVEFVGESPRTGELRAELDVPETLFARKNFRLDEMPHDGRHAWIRLTPEKTVSWDFRKLPPQ; translated from the coding sequence ATGACGGTGACTCAGCGCCGGGGCCGGAAGATCATGATGACGCCGGGCGAGCTGGACGAGTTCCTGACGACCCAGCGCACCTGCCGGGTCGCCACCGTGTCGGCCGGGGGCGCTCCGCATGTGAGCACGCTGTGGTTCGCCTGGGACGGCACCTCGATGTGGCTGTACTCGGTGGTCCGCAGCAAGCGCTGGACCGACCTGCGCCGTGACCCGCGGGTCGCGATCGTCGTCGACACGGGCGAGGAGTACGACGAACTGCGCGGCGTCGAGCTGTCCGGCGCCGTCGAGTTCGTCGGCGAGTCACCGCGCACCGGGGAACTGCGCGCCGAACTGGACGTCCCGGAAACGCTGTTCGCCCGCAAGAACTTCCGACTGGACGAGATGCCGCACGACGGCAGACACGCCTGGATCCGCCTGACCCCGGAGAAGACCGTCTCCTGGGACTTCCGCAAACTCCCACCCCAGTAA